Proteins encoded within one genomic window of Episyrphus balteatus chromosome 1, idEpiBalt1.1, whole genome shotgun sequence:
- the LOC129907856 gene encoding protein deadpan isoform X1, translated as MTMDYNINSNSDDDFEGSCNSYTNDNQINQNQMRNPNGMSKAELRRSNKPIMEKRRRARINHCLNELKSLILEAMKKDPARHTKLEKADILEMTVKHLQSMQRRQLSMAIQTDPTVIHKFKTGFVECADEVKRYISMLDGVDTGTRQRLSNYLNNCANSLEQIGSFTSFSNSFRSQTTQDCVNPPVIPTQIPFVAAHDTNNNNGHVQMTGVSLVPSLLPSGEFALIMPNTNIKSSIDNDPSSFCIPNKSSTNIDIMSNFPRVSAFSKPYSRTTFSKRSSYDINVSVQPSATTTSPPLSPNSSISSHEDDSVMHTSSDFASRSITPPLDGSGSSFSGEFTTPSSSESYKVFPRTVGVLQQSHVTSSSEGTFSSKRLYPYFTACSPEEPSMKKFKKEKLDHSDSNDHHKKDVEEASENMWRPWRISLNLKQCCLVCCSYFRF; from the exons ATGACAATGGATTACAATATAAATTCAAATTCTGATGATGATTTCGAAGGAAGTTGCAATAGCTATACGAATGACAACCAAATAAACCAAAACCAAATGAGAAATCCTAATGGAATGTCTAAGGCAGAATTAAGAAGG agcAATAAACCAATAATGGAAAAACGAAGACGTGCTAGAATTAATCATTGTTTGAATGAACTGAAATCCTTGATATTGGAAGCAATGAAAAAAGAC CCTGCACGTCATACCAAACTTGAAAAAGCCGATATCCTTGAGATGACAGTGAAACATCTGCAATCAATGCAAAGACGACAACTTTCAATGGCCATTCAAACCGATCCCACTGTCATTCACAAATTTAAAACAGGATTTGTAGAATGCGCTGATGAGGTTAAACGTTATATCAGTATGCTGGATGGAGTTGATACTGGAACACGCCAACGTTTATCAAACTACTTGAATAACTGTGCAAATAGCTTAGAACAAATTGGATCgtttaccagtttttcaaacaGTTTTCGATCACAAACAACTCAAGACTGTGTTAATCCTCCAGTTATTCCAACTCAAATACCTTTTGTAGCTGCGCATGACACAAACAATAACAACGGACATGTTCAAATGACGGGAGTTAGTCTCGTCCCATCTTTACTACCATCTGGAGAATTCGCTCTTATAATGCCAAATACAAATATCAAATCATCGATTGACAATGATCCATCATCGTTTTGTATACCAAATAAATCATCAACAAATATTGATATTATGAGCAACTTTCCACGAGTGAGCGCATTTAGTAAGCCTTATAGTAGAACCACATTTTCAAAGCGAAGCAGTTACGATATCAATGTTTCTGTTCAACCATCAGCAACCACAACTAGTCCTCCTCTAAGTCCGAATTCATCGATTTCTAGTCACGAAGACGATTCAGTAATGCATACTAGTTCTGACTTTGCATCGCGTTCCATAACCCCACCACTAGATGGGAGTGGAAGTAGTTTTTCTGGAGAATTCACAACTCCTTCCAGTTCTGAGTCCTATAAAGTATTTCCTCGCACTGTAGGTGTACTCCAACAGTCTCATGTTACATCGAGCAGTGAGGGAACGTTTTCTTCAAAACGTTTATATCCATATTTTACGGCATGTAGTCCCGAGGAACCAtcgatgaaaaaattcaaaaaggaaaaattGGATCATAGCGATAGCAATGACCATCATAAGAAAGACGTTGAAGAAGCTTCGGAAAATATGTGGAGACCCTG GCGTATTTCGTTGAATTTGAAACAATGTTGTCTTGTGTGCTGTTcttattttagattttaa
- the LOC129907856 gene encoding protein deadpan isoform X3 yields MEKRRRARINHCLNELKSLILEAMKKDPARHTKLEKADILEMTVKHLQSMQRRQLSMAIQTDPTVIHKFKTGFVECADEVKRYISMLDGVDTGTRQRLSNYLNNCANSLEQIGSFTSFSNSFRSQTTQDCVNPPVIPTQIPFVAAHDTNNNNGHVQMTGVSLVPSLLPSGEFALIMPNTNIKSSIDNDPSSFCIPNKSSTNIDIMSNFPRVSAFSKPYSRTTFSKRSSYDINVSVQPSATTTSPPLSPNSSISSHEDDSVMHTSSDFASRSITPPLDGSGSSFSGEFTTPSSSESYKVFPRTVGVLQQSHVTSSSEGTFSSKRLYPYFTACSPEEPSMKKFKKEKLDHSDSNDHHKKDVEEASENMWRPWRISLNLKQCCLVCCSYFRF; encoded by the exons ATGGAAAAACGAAGACGTGCTAGAATTAATCATTGTTTGAATGAACTGAAATCCTTGATATTGGAAGCAATGAAAAAAGAC CCTGCACGTCATACCAAACTTGAAAAAGCCGATATCCTTGAGATGACAGTGAAACATCTGCAATCAATGCAAAGACGACAACTTTCAATGGCCATTCAAACCGATCCCACTGTCATTCACAAATTTAAAACAGGATTTGTAGAATGCGCTGATGAGGTTAAACGTTATATCAGTATGCTGGATGGAGTTGATACTGGAACACGCCAACGTTTATCAAACTACTTGAATAACTGTGCAAATAGCTTAGAACAAATTGGATCgtttaccagtttttcaaacaGTTTTCGATCACAAACAACTCAAGACTGTGTTAATCCTCCAGTTATTCCAACTCAAATACCTTTTGTAGCTGCGCATGACACAAACAATAACAACGGACATGTTCAAATGACGGGAGTTAGTCTCGTCCCATCTTTACTACCATCTGGAGAATTCGCTCTTATAATGCCAAATACAAATATCAAATCATCGATTGACAATGATCCATCATCGTTTTGTATACCAAATAAATCATCAACAAATATTGATATTATGAGCAACTTTCCACGAGTGAGCGCATTTAGTAAGCCTTATAGTAGAACCACATTTTCAAAGCGAAGCAGTTACGATATCAATGTTTCTGTTCAACCATCAGCAACCACAACTAGTCCTCCTCTAAGTCCGAATTCATCGATTTCTAGTCACGAAGACGATTCAGTAATGCATACTAGTTCTGACTTTGCATCGCGTTCCATAACCCCACCACTAGATGGGAGTGGAAGTAGTTTTTCTGGAGAATTCACAACTCCTTCCAGTTCTGAGTCCTATAAAGTATTTCCTCGCACTGTAGGTGTACTCCAACAGTCTCATGTTACATCGAGCAGTGAGGGAACGTTTTCTTCAAAACGTTTATATCCATATTTTACGGCATGTAGTCCCGAGGAACCAtcgatgaaaaaattcaaaaaggaaaaattGGATCATAGCGATAGCAATGACCATCATAAGAAAGACGTTGAAGAAGCTTCGGAAAATATGTGGAGACCCTG GCGTATTTCGTTGAATTTGAAACAATGTTGTCTTGTGTGCTGTTcttattttagattttaa
- the LOC129907856 gene encoding protein deadpan isoform X2, whose protein sequence is MTMDYNINSNSDDDFEGSCNSYTNDNQINQNQMRNPNGMSKAELRRSNKPIMEKRRRARINHCLNELKSLILEAMKKDPARHTKLEKADILEMTVKHLQSMQRRQLSMAIQTDPTVIHKFKTGFVECADEVKRYISMLDGVDTGTRQRLSNYLNNCANSLEQIGSFTSFSNSFRSQTTQDCVNPPVIPTQIPFVAAHDTNNNNGHVQMTGVSLVPSLLPSGEFALIMPNTNIKSSIDNDPSSFCIPNKSSTNIDIMSNFPRVSAFSKPYSRTTFSKRSSYDINVSVQPSATTTSPPLSPNSSISSHEDDSVMHTSSDFASRSITPPLDGSGSSFSGEFTTPSSSESYKVFPRTVGVLQQSHVTSSSEGTFSSKRLYPYFTACSPEEPSMKKFKKEKLDHSDSNDHHKKDVEEASENMWRPW, encoded by the exons ATGACAATGGATTACAATATAAATTCAAATTCTGATGATGATTTCGAAGGAAGTTGCAATAGCTATACGAATGACAACCAAATAAACCAAAACCAAATGAGAAATCCTAATGGAATGTCTAAGGCAGAATTAAGAAGG agcAATAAACCAATAATGGAAAAACGAAGACGTGCTAGAATTAATCATTGTTTGAATGAACTGAAATCCTTGATATTGGAAGCAATGAAAAAAGAC CCTGCACGTCATACCAAACTTGAAAAAGCCGATATCCTTGAGATGACAGTGAAACATCTGCAATCAATGCAAAGACGACAACTTTCAATGGCCATTCAAACCGATCCCACTGTCATTCACAAATTTAAAACAGGATTTGTAGAATGCGCTGATGAGGTTAAACGTTATATCAGTATGCTGGATGGAGTTGATACTGGAACACGCCAACGTTTATCAAACTACTTGAATAACTGTGCAAATAGCTTAGAACAAATTGGATCgtttaccagtttttcaaacaGTTTTCGATCACAAACAACTCAAGACTGTGTTAATCCTCCAGTTATTCCAACTCAAATACCTTTTGTAGCTGCGCATGACACAAACAATAACAACGGACATGTTCAAATGACGGGAGTTAGTCTCGTCCCATCTTTACTACCATCTGGAGAATTCGCTCTTATAATGCCAAATACAAATATCAAATCATCGATTGACAATGATCCATCATCGTTTTGTATACCAAATAAATCATCAACAAATATTGATATTATGAGCAACTTTCCACGAGTGAGCGCATTTAGTAAGCCTTATAGTAGAACCACATTTTCAAAGCGAAGCAGTTACGATATCAATGTTTCTGTTCAACCATCAGCAACCACAACTAGTCCTCCTCTAAGTCCGAATTCATCGATTTCTAGTCACGAAGACGATTCAGTAATGCATACTAGTTCTGACTTTGCATCGCGTTCCATAACCCCACCACTAGATGGGAGTGGAAGTAGTTTTTCTGGAGAATTCACAACTCCTTCCAGTTCTGAGTCCTATAAAGTATTTCCTCGCACTGTAGGTGTACTCCAACAGTCTCATGTTACATCGAGCAGTGAGGGAACGTTTTCTTCAAAACGTTTATATCCATATTTTACGGCATGTAGTCCCGAGGAACCAtcgatgaaaaaattcaaaaaggaaaaattGGATCATAGCGATAGCAATGACCATCATAAGAAAGACGTTGAAGAAGCTTCGGAAAATATGTGGAGACCCTGGTAG